One genomic segment of Borrelia coriaceae includes these proteins:
- a CDS encoding two-component system sensor histidine kinase NtrB translates to MIKFLKKTLTKLNKLSSEQKLKFIQDIYKKIEIYDGIFASINEGILVLDKLNNIIYLNKMLFQILVISPKYKLETLKDIQIPTLTHLIEELAKNEDKIIGFEVQVSTNIYIKISFMPYVRDQKLEGNIILIEDIKDKKHKEELFRRAEALAAFTRHARNIAHEIKNPLGAIDINLQLLKKEIDRQKIESTKANHYFKIIKEEINRMDKTITDFLLTVRPIKIIPEKKNITDVIKSVYNLLNPELKNKDIKLLLNLKKVSLALIDEKLIRQVIINIVKNAEEALLESNKKIKKIEISTHESEEKIHISIKDNGNGIKNETKDDIFKPQFSTKENGSGIGLTISYKIIKEHGGEIFVESKETKETSFTITLPKFNTGKILIEGCLENE, encoded by the coding sequence ATGATCAAATTCTTAAAGAAAACTCTAACCAAATTAAATAAATTATCAAGCGAGCAAAAACTCAAATTTATCCAAGATATCTATAAAAAAATAGAAATATATGATGGTATTTTTGCATCCATTAATGAAGGAATCCTTGTACTTGATAAATTAAATAACATAATTTACCTAAACAAAATGTTATTTCAAATTCTAGTTATAAGCCCTAAATACAAACTAGAAACCCTTAAAGATATTCAAATTCCAACCCTAACACACTTAATAGAAGAATTAGCTAAAAATGAAGATAAAATAATAGGCTTTGAGGTGCAAGTCTCAACAAATATATATATAAAAATATCATTTATGCCATATGTAAGGGATCAAAAGCTTGAAGGAAATATCATTTTAATTGAAGATATTAAAGACAAAAAACATAAAGAAGAACTTTTCAGAAGAGCTGAAGCTTTAGCTGCTTTTACAAGACATGCAAGAAATATCGCTCATGAGATTAAAAATCCACTAGGAGCAATTGATATAAACTTACAACTACTCAAAAAAGAAATAGATAGACAAAAAATTGAAAGTACGAAAGCAAATCATTACTTCAAAATAATAAAAGAAGAAATAAATAGAATGGATAAAACTATAACAGATTTTTTATTAACAGTTAGACCAATAAAAATAATACCAGAAAAGAAAAATATTACTGACGTTATAAAAAGTGTTTATAACCTGTTAAATCCAGAACTGAAAAATAAAGATATTAAACTCCTACTCAATCTAAAAAAAGTAAGCCTTGCATTAATCGATGAAAAACTAATAAGGCAAGTAATAATTAACATAGTAAAAAATGCAGAAGAAGCACTTCTTGAATCAAATAAAAAAATAAAAAAAATAGAAATTTCTACCCATGAAAGCGAAGAGAAAATACATATTAGTATTAAAGATAATGGAAATGGAATAAAGAATGAAACCAAAGATGATATATTCAAGCCTCAATTTAGCACAAAAGAAAATGGAAGTGGCATAGGGCTCACCATTTCTTATAAAATAATTAAAGAACATGGGGGTGAAATTTTTGTAGAAAGTAAAGAGACTAAAGAAACATCTTTTACAATCACACTTCCAAAATTCAACACAGGCAAAATTTTAATTGAAGGATGTTTAGAAAATGAGTAA
- a CDS encoding DNA polymerase III subunit gamma/tau, with protein sequence MERLPEIAYEIIKEYEKGSLPNAILFWGDRFSSKKTTAIALAKKILNTKTLTNPNLIIFSSLNIIEAKAYLNANSNEVINKYLEYVKNIMFTKYNFSSDKNLKKVEININFINDVYYKNKYNETLIKELIKRIEEIIKEIKFNITINDIRNIKSWALSEKHKMKVIYINEIENLNFNVYNALLKMLEEPPLNIHFILATRNKNKIPKTILSRLRVYRFRQENRNLEITKFKAIFNTNEELTTEEYFNSFYSEEYTKLKEEIKKILNIIKEKQGIFNLDTFNFLKDDNIFKLFLQELISQLRDEFLSKNLDTNTYMKRLEHIKHILKYSSYNQNRKLIIENLMLNYED encoded by the coding sequence ATGGAAAGATTACCCGAAATAGCTTACGAAATAATAAAAGAATATGAAAAAGGAAGCCTACCAAATGCAATACTTTTTTGGGGAGACAGATTTTCTTCTAAAAAAACAACTGCAATTGCACTTGCAAAAAAAATTCTAAATACAAAAACTTTAACAAATCCAAACCTAATAATTTTCTCAAGCCTTAACATAATAGAGGCAAAGGCATATCTTAATGCAAACTCAAATGAAGTTATAAATAAATATCTAGAATATGTTAAGAATATTATGTTTACCAAATACAATTTCAGCAGTGACAAAAACCTAAAAAAAGTAGAAATAAATATCAATTTCATCAATGATGTCTATTACAAAAATAAATATAATGAAACGCTCATAAAAGAATTAATCAAAAGAATTGAAGAAATAATTAAAGAAATAAAATTTAATATTACCATTAATGATATTAGGAACATTAAATCTTGGGCACTATCAGAAAAACACAAGATGAAGGTAATTTATATCAATGAAATCGAAAACCTAAATTTTAATGTCTATAATGCACTACTGAAAATGCTTGAAGAACCACCTCTAAACATTCACTTTATTCTAGCTACAAGAAATAAAAATAAGATTCCAAAAACAATACTTTCAAGACTAAGAGTATACAGATTCAGACAAGAAAATAGAAATCTCGAGATCACAAAATTCAAAGCGATTTTTAACACAAATGAAGAATTAACAACAGAAGAATATTTCAACTCATTTTATAGTGAAGAATACACAAAATTAAAAGAAGAAATCAAAAAAATTCTCAATATAATAAAAGAAAAACAAGGAATATTTAATCTTGATACATTTAATTTTCTAAAAGATGACAATATATTTAAATTATTCTTACAAGAGCTCATAAGTCAACTTAGAGATGAATTTTTAAGCAAAAATTTAGACACTAATACATATATGAAAAGATTAGAACACATAAAACACATCTTGAAATACAGTTCATACAACCAAAATAGAAAATTAATAATCGAAAATTTAATGCTAAATTATGAGGATTAA
- a CDS encoding CvpA family protein, whose protein sequence is MLVNDPFKITGIVDILIIIIFISLGLRGFLRGFIKEIAGFVEIFTLIFLLYNKTNDFKILISPILELSYVQAILVFFLIIHIGFLILQSLIESIISHLKLLFFNRMLGLILGLFEAFGIIAISVYIIYSQQIFNPNYFLEGSKFLKYLNPGINYFFKIAKTQ, encoded by the coding sequence ATGCTCGTTAATGATCCTTTTAAAATAACTGGTATAGTAGACATACTAATAATAATAATTTTTATATCGCTAGGACTTAGAGGATTTTTAAGAGGATTTATTAAAGAAATTGCCGGATTTGTTGAGATTTTTACCTTAATATTTTTGCTTTACAACAAAACCAATGATTTTAAAATATTAATATCACCTATTCTTGAACTATCATATGTGCAAGCAATATTAGTATTTTTCCTCATAATACACATAGGATTCTTAATCTTACAATCACTAATCGAATCAATAATAAGTCATCTTAAATTACTCTTCTTCAACAGAATGCTTGGACTCATACTTGGTTTATTTGAAGCCTTTGGCATAATTGCAATTTCAGTGTATATAATTTACTCTCAACAAATCTTTAATCCCAACTATTTTTTAGAAGGAAGCAAATTTCTCAAATATCTAAATCCTGGCATAAACTATTTTTTTAAAATAGCAAAAACACAATAA
- the murG gene encoding undecaprenyldiphospho-muramoylpentapeptide beta-N-acetylglucosaminyltransferase: MNTKRRLFFTGGGTGGHVFPGIAIISKLRELDTNIEFFWLGQKNSMEDRIIKEYPYIKFIAIPSGKLRRYFSLKNFTDFFKVIFGIIKSFLIIKKYKPQIIYATGGFVSSPPIIAASLLKIKSVTHEMDLDPGLATKINSKFANKIHISFKESTKYFKNKNVLYTGSPIRKEFSSPNPNIIKNLTQDTKKPIISILGGSLGAEVLNKLILNIKNEIDAYFIHQCGRNLDAIRENNYLRSQFFNAEQMASIIQFSNIIISRAGAGAIKEFANAGACVIFIPFTKGSRGDQIRNAKLLEEQNACLKIDEENLSETKIINMIKEIIGNKEKSNILRNNIKKFHNKNSSNLIANLLLKEFEEINAR, translated from the coding sequence ATGAACACTAAAAGAAGACTATTTTTTACAGGAGGGGGAACGGGAGGACATGTCTTTCCAGGAATAGCAATAATTTCAAAATTAAGAGAACTCGATACAAATATTGAATTTTTCTGGTTAGGACAAAAAAACTCAATGGAGGACAGAATTATAAAAGAATATCCATACATCAAATTTATTGCAATTCCATCAGGAAAACTTAGAAGATATTTTTCCCTAAAAAACTTCACTGACTTTTTTAAGGTCATATTTGGAATAATCAAAAGCTTCCTCATAATAAAAAAGTATAAACCCCAAATCATATACGCAACTGGCGGTTTTGTATCAAGTCCACCAATTATTGCAGCAAGTCTACTTAAAATAAAAAGTGTAACCCACGAAATGGATCTTGATCCTGGACTTGCAACAAAAATCAATTCAAAATTCGCAAACAAAATACATATAAGCTTTAAAGAAAGCACAAAATACTTTAAAAACAAAAATGTTTTATATACAGGCTCACCAATAAGAAAAGAATTCTCAAGTCCAAATCCCAATATTATAAAAAACTTAACTCAAGACACAAAAAAGCCTATAATTAGCATACTTGGGGGTTCTCTTGGAGCAGAAGTTTTAAATAAATTAATACTTAATATCAAAAATGAAATTGATGCATATTTTATACATCAATGCGGCAGAAATCTAGATGCAATTAGAGAGAATAATTATCTAAGAAGTCAATTTTTTAATGCAGAACAAATGGCAAGTATAATACAATTTTCAAATATAATAATAAGCAGGGCAGGCGCAGGAGCTATTAAGGAATTTGCCAATGCTGGCGCATGTGTAATATTTATTCCATTTACAAAAGGCTCAAGGGGAGATCAAATCAGAAACGCAAAATTATTAGAAGAACAAAATGCATGCCTCAAAATAGACGAAGAAAACTTAAGTGAAACTAAAATTATAAATATGATAAAAGAAATTATAGGAAATAAAGAAAAGTCTAATATATTAAGAAATAATATAAAAAAATTTCATAATAAAAATTCATCAAATCTAATAGCCAATCTATTATTAAAAGAATTTGAGGAAATAAATGCTCGTTAA
- a CDS encoding PfkB family carbohydrate kinase, with product MKRILTMHDISTIGRASLTICIPVISSFNMQVCPFVTAVLSATTDYKGFEIIDLTNKLEKFILSWKNQNEYFDIFYSGFLGSNIQQKIIEKMFKLFKFDKIIIDPVFADNDMLYPTFDDKIVNGFRSLIKYADIITPNITELKMLAKTKKIKNKDEIIKAILSLEINGIIVVTSVEKNNLIGNIAYNTKTKEYSEIFLEKLEQNFGGTGDLFTSLLIGYLEKFEIEYALEKATKVIHSIIKYSIENNTSKKEGIQIEQFLTNIF from the coding sequence ATGAAACGAATATTAACGATGCATGACATTTCAACTATAGGTCGAGCATCACTTACAATATGCATACCGGTAATATCATCATTTAATATGCAAGTTTGTCCATTTGTAACTGCTGTTCTATCAGCAACAACAGATTACAAAGGATTTGAAATAATAGATTTAACAAATAAATTAGAAAAATTTATTTTATCTTGGAAAAATCAAAATGAATACTTTGATATATTCTATAGTGGATTTCTTGGAAGCAACATCCAACAAAAAATAATAGAAAAGATGTTTAAGCTATTCAAATTTGATAAAATAATAATTGATCCTGTATTTGCAGATAATGACATGCTCTACCCTACTTTTGATGACAAAATAGTAAATGGATTTAGAAGTCTAATCAAATATGCAGATATTATAACACCTAACATCACAGAACTGAAAATGCTAGCTAAAACTAAAAAAATAAAAAATAAAGATGAAATAATAAAAGCAATATTAAGTCTTGAAATAAATGGAATAATTGTAGTCACAAGTGTAGAAAAAAACAATCTTATAGGAAACATTGCTTATAATACAAAAACAAAAGAATATTCAGAAATCTTTTTAGAAAAATTAGAACAAAACTTTGGAGGAACAGGAGATTTATTTACAAGTCTACTAATAGGATATCTGGAAAAATTTGAAATAGAATATGCACTAGAAAAGGCAACCAAAGTAATTCATTCAATCATAAAATATTCTATCGAAAACAATACTTCCAAAAAAGAAGGCATTCAAATTGAACAATTTTTAACAAATATTTTTTAA
- a CDS encoding divergent polysaccharide deacetylase family protein, producing the protein MNIQNASNFLKKYKLKITISFIVITSLVSIIVLCSSFVYIKSNIKKINLNFKDKLANIKKENLTKVQKKLQFNNSKPKFYLIIDDVGYDEFMLDEFIKIDLNINFSIIPFLPKSMDFYNKLASKNKIIMIHFPMQSKYKTSIEKFNININDNVFSIRTKIEKTFKTYPNAKIMNNHMGSLITANENIMQIILIKLKEENRYFFDSLTTKESISEQTGKKFGIIVEKRDIFLDNKDNEKAVAKALEQAKQVARTKGIVKVIGHIWSKNTLKILKKESENLNKEFEFQNLINLYQKEGKNESAWNRKFMR; encoded by the coding sequence ATGAATATTCAGAATGCTTCTAATTTTTTAAAGAAATACAAATTAAAAATCACAATATCATTTATTGTTATCACTTCTCTTGTCTCAATAATTGTCCTATGCTCCAGCTTTGTATATATAAAATCAAATATAAAAAAAATTAATCTAAACTTCAAGGACAAATTAGCCAACATAAAAAAAGAAAATTTAACTAAAGTACAAAAAAAATTACAATTTAATAACTCAAAACCAAAATTTTATCTTATCATTGATGATGTTGGCTATGATGAATTCATGTTAGATGAATTCATAAAAATTGATTTAAACATCAATTTTTCAATCATCCCCTTTTTACCAAAATCAATGGATTTTTATAATAAATTAGCAAGCAAAAATAAAATTATAATGATTCATTTTCCAATGCAATCAAAATATAAAACTTCAATAGAAAAATTTAACATAAATATCAACGACAACGTCTTTTCAATACGAACAAAAATTGAAAAGACGTTTAAAACATATCCCAACGCAAAGATAATGAATAATCATATGGGAAGTCTTATTACTGCAAATGAAAACATAATGCAAATTATTTTAATAAAACTTAAAGAAGAAAACAGATATTTTTTTGATAGCTTAACTACCAAAGAAAGTATATCCGAACAGACTGGTAAAAAATTTGGAATTATAGTAGAAAAAAGAGATATCTTCCTCGATAACAAAGATAATGAAAAAGCAGTTGCTAAAGCACTAGAACAAGCAAAACAAGTAGCTAGAACAAAAGGAATTGTCAAAGTAATAGGACATATTTGGTCAAAAAATACTCTTAAAATACTCAAAAAAGAATCTGAAAACTTAAACAAAGAATTTGAGTTTCAAAATTTAATAAACCTATATCAAAAAGAGGGCAAAAATGAAAGTGCTTGGAATAGAAAGTTCATGCGATGA
- a CDS encoding sigma-70 family RNA polymerase sigma factor: protein MNIFSNEDLNIYLKSVREHRLITHEEEIELAKQIKLGDLKAKNKMINANLRLVLKIIKRYAGKGLKVEDLIQEGNLGLIRAAEKYDPSKNTKFSTYASFWIKQSLQRALNTKTRLVKVPYRKENLILQINKYLMEEEKSPKKEDIMERFNLTTSQYIKIIPYLEKEYSLDKKIEGSENSTLLNLYEDNSFNPESTLEQNSTLKHLNYILETKLNDKERYIIRKRYNLDNSDKKSTLKDISNELGISSETVRQIEKRVLKKLREELYQ from the coding sequence GTGAATATATTTAGCAATGAAGACTTAAACATATACTTAAAATCCGTAAGAGAACATAGATTAATAACTCACGAAGAAGAAATTGAACTTGCAAAACAAATTAAACTTGGAGACCTGAAAGCCAAAAATAAAATGATAAATGCCAATTTACGGCTCGTCTTAAAAATCATTAAAAGATATGCTGGGAAGGGATTAAAAGTTGAAGACTTAATACAAGAAGGAAATTTAGGTTTAATTAGAGCTGCTGAAAAATATGACCCAAGTAAGAACACCAAATTTTCAACTTATGCTTCATTTTGGATCAAACAATCGCTTCAAAGAGCATTAAATACAAAAACAAGACTTGTAAAAGTCCCATATAGAAAAGAAAATCTTATACTCCAAATAAACAAATATCTTATGGAAGAAGAAAAATCACCCAAAAAAGAAGACATAATGGAAAGATTTAACCTAACAACTTCTCAATATATAAAAATCATACCCTATCTTGAAAAAGAATATTCCCTTGATAAAAAAATCGAAGGCTCAGAAAATTCCACACTACTAAATCTTTATGAAGACAATTCTTTCAATCCCGAGAGCACTCTTGAACAAAATTCAACATTAAAACATCTTAACTATATATTAGAGACTAAATTAAATGACAAAGAAAGGTACATTATAAGGAAAAGATATAATTTAGACAATAGTGATAAAAAAAGTACCTTAAAAGACATCTCTAATGAACTTGGGATCTCCTCAGAAACTGTAAGACAAATTGAAAAAAGAGTACTTAAAAAACTCAGAGAAGAACTCTATCAATAG
- a CDS encoding rod-binding protein: MINKINLQNLETKNQIKQGKILTNKTEKISQHKKDNKLYEATLEFEAIFVNQMLKSMKNSLKKENNLIHGGQTEEIFEDMLYLERAKQVAKSQSFRLADLIYNQITVKNN; the protein is encoded by the coding sequence ATGATAAACAAAATTAATTTACAAAATCTAGAAACAAAAAATCAAATAAAACAAGGAAAAATCCTAACAAACAAAACAGAAAAAATAAGTCAACATAAAAAAGACAATAAACTCTATGAAGCTACACTAGAATTTGAAGCAATATTTGTAAATCAAATGCTTAAAAGCATGAAAAATTCTCTAAAAAAAGAAAATAATTTAATTCATGGGGGTCAAACGGAAGAAATTTTTGAAGATATGCTTTATTTAGAAAGAGCAAAACAAGTAGCTAAGTCTCAAAGTTTTAGACTTGCTGATTTAATCTACAATCAAATAACTGTAAAAAATAATTAA
- the flgI gene encoding flagellar basal body P-ring protein FlgI (part of the basal body which consists of four rings L, P, S, and M mounted on a central rod), with translation MQILITLAILNLTIALSSLAQKNQSEKSFFNKNNITNQTNAWIKLNNNKEMRSTDSYILTKIRIIAELANKKNYTKGKEISNKDLNKLYINEIVLTNIKNNNISLVSATSKINENIIKSSKQNAYIESMFDSKNLKNGIPLRTKLQNKTNKVLAIKSSPKVTNRKSKDKKYILNETTTHKNKNNKNYNTIPNKKDYFSSDSIMKKPKINNEKNNIKSKKTIEIKINGIDLLSEIETIKLNPLILSIRRKEKNLLNNKNDEKTKIETQNMKLNKFISKNPDTFSNKKLIQITQAAKKLINYMEN, from the coding sequence ATGCAAATACTGATAACTCTAGCCATATTAAACTTAACGATAGCCTTAAGCTCATTAGCACAAAAAAATCAATCTGAAAAAAGCTTTTTTAATAAAAATAATATTACTAATCAAACAAATGCATGGATCAAGTTAAACAATAACAAAGAAATGAGATCTACAGACTCATATATCTTAACAAAAATTAGAATAATAGCAGAACTTGCCAATAAAAAAAATTATACTAAGGGAAAAGAAATATCAAATAAGGATTTAAACAAGCTTTACATAAATGAAATAGTTTTAACAAACATAAAAAACAATAACATTTCACTAGTAAGCGCAACAAGCAAAATAAATGAAAATATAATTAAAAGTTCAAAGCAAAATGCTTACATAGAATCCATGTTCGATTCAAAAAACTTAAAAAATGGTATACCTCTAAGGACCAAATTACAAAACAAAACAAACAAAGTATTAGCAATCAAATCAAGCCCAAAAGTAACTAACAGAAAATCGAAAGATAAAAAATATATACTAAACGAAACAACAACCCATAAAAATAAGAATAATAAAAATTACAATACAATTCCTAATAAAAAAGACTATTTTTCATCAGATTCAATAATGAAAAAACCAAAAATCAATAATGAAAAAAATAATATAAAATCAAAAAAGACCATAGAAATTAAAATCAATGGAATTGACTTGTTAAGCGAAATTGAAACAATAAAACTAAATCCACTCATACTCTCAATTAGAAGAAAGGAAAAAAACTTACTGAACAATAAAAACGATGAAAAGACAAAAATAGAGACACAAAATATGAAACTAAATAAATTTATATCAAAAAATCCAGATACGTTTAGCAATAAAAAATTAATACAAATAACTCAGGCAGCTAAAAAATTAATAAACTATATGGAAAATTAA
- the flgG gene encoding flagellar basal-body rod protein FlgG: MMRALWTSASGMKAQQYNVDTIANNLSNVNTTGFKKIRAEFEDLIYQTQKRAGTPATENTVRPLGNQVGHGTKISATHRIFEQGKLQATNLKTDVAIEGDGFYKILLPDGTYGYTRDGSFKIDANGALVTNQGYKLLPEISFPEEYIQDSIKISQEGIISVRVDGTPDPIELGQMEIARFVNPAGLNALGNNIFKETIGSGEEISGTPGIDGMGRLRQGILEMSNVSIAEEMVTMIIAQRAYEINSKTIQTSDNMLGIANNLKR, translated from the coding sequence ATGATGAGAGCACTATGGACATCAGCCAGTGGAATGAAAGCGCAACAATATAATGTAGATACAATTGCTAATAATCTTTCAAATGTAAACACTACAGGATTTAAAAAGATAAGGGCCGAATTTGAAGATCTAATATACCAAACACAAAAAAGAGCAGGCACTCCCGCAACTGAAAACACAGTACGCCCTCTTGGCAATCAAGTTGGGCACGGAACAAAAATATCAGCAACACACAGAATTTTTGAACAAGGTAAATTGCAAGCCACCAATTTGAAAACCGATGTTGCAATTGAAGGTGACGGATTTTACAAAATTCTCCTACCAGATGGCACTTATGGATATACCAGAGATGGTTCATTCAAAATCGATGCAAATGGAGCACTTGTAACAAATCAAGGGTACAAATTATTACCGGAAATATCCTTTCCTGAAGAATACATACAAGATTCTATTAAAATATCTCAAGAAGGAATAATATCTGTAAGAGTTGATGGAACCCCTGATCCAATTGAACTTGGTCAGATGGAAATTGCACGATTTGTAAACCCAGCAGGTTTAAATGCGCTTGGAAACAATATATTCAAAGAAACCATTGGTTCTGGAGAAGAAATATCAGGAACTCCAGGAATTGATGGAATGGGCAGGCTAAGACAAGGTATCCTTGAAATGTCTAATGTATCAATCGCAGAAGAAATGGTAACGATGATCATTGCACAAAGGGCTTACGAGATAAATTCAAAAACAATTCAAACTTCAGATAATATGCTAGGAATTGCCAATAACTTAAAAAGATAG
- the flgF gene encoding flagellar basal-body rod protein FlgF translates to MVRGIYTAASGMMAQRHKLDVIANNLANIDLTGYKKDLSVHKAFPEMLIRRINDDGLYKFPKGYLETAPVIGKLGTGIEENEIYTSFEQGPLKITGNPLDLALTGEGFFVVQTPEGERYTRNGSFTLGPEGMLVTKDGYPVIGEKGYIYLKDNNFKITDQGQIFHNSTFEGNSKRLVSEYENSWENYELLDNLKIVSFEKTRFLKKQGSSLWNNTEISGQAQNIAINSRPKIETGALEGANVNAINEMVSMITVNRAYEANQKTIQTEDSLLGKLINEIGKF, encoded by the coding sequence GTGGTAAGAGGCATTTATACTGCTGCAAGTGGAATGATGGCACAAAGACACAAGCTAGATGTTATCGCAAATAATTTAGCAAATATTGACCTTACAGGATACAAAAAAGACTTATCTGTACATAAAGCCTTCCCTGAAATGTTAATAAGACGTATAAATGACGATGGTCTTTACAAATTTCCTAAAGGATACCTCGAAACAGCACCCGTGATTGGAAAACTTGGTACAGGCATTGAAGAGAATGAAATATATACCTCATTTGAACAAGGTCCATTAAAAATAACTGGAAATCCTCTTGACTTAGCATTAACTGGTGAAGGTTTTTTTGTTGTCCAAACACCAGAAGGTGAGAGATATACAAGAAACGGTTCTTTTACACTAGGACCAGAAGGAATGCTTGTTACAAAAGATGGATATCCTGTAATTGGAGAGAAGGGGTATATATATTTAAAAGATAATAATTTTAAAATAACAGATCAAGGACAAATATTTCACAACTCAACATTTGAAGGAAATTCCAAAAGGCTTGTAAGTGAATATGAAAATTCATGGGAAAACTATGAACTCCTTGATAACTTAAAGATTGTCAGTTTTGAAAAAACAAGATTTTTAAAAAAACAAGGAAGTTCACTTTGGAACAATACAGAAATATCTGGACAAGCTCAAAATATTGCAATAAATTCAAGGCCAAAAATTGAAACCGGTGCTTTAGAGGGAGCAAATGTAAACGCTATTAACGAAATGGTATCAATGATTACAGTTAACAGAGCCTATGAAGCAAATCAAAAAACAATACAAACCGAGGACTCACTTCTTGGTAAATTAATTAACGAAATTGGAAAATTTTAA
- a CDS encoding DUF2147 domain-containing protein — MSRNVFKIILLFYCSFFAFAESDKTDNKNDGSEVLGYWVGYDGTTNVKNSVIYVYKYNDKVYGRILNVIKDGKVHDINNPSGNKVVGFEHLSTEGLDFMWGLKYVKASGKWDKGKIIDPKNGKIYNSEMRVDPKTGNLITKGKVWIFGRSKVWIRAREDEIPKLDLEGIVPNPPVPEE, encoded by the coding sequence ATGAGTAGGAATGTGTTTAAAATTATTCTTTTATTTTATTGCTCATTTTTTGCATTTGCAGAATCTGACAAAACAGATAATAAAAATGACGGTAGTGAGGTTTTGGGATATTGGGTTGGATATGATGGGACGACGAATGTTAAAAATTCTGTAATTTACGTTTATAAGTATAATGATAAAGTTTATGGCAGAATTTTGAATGTAATAAAGGATGGGAAGGTGCATGATATTAATAATCCTTCTGGTAATAAGGTTGTAGGTTTTGAGCATTTAAGTACCGAAGGTCTTGATTTTATGTGGGGACTTAAATATGTTAAGGCTTCTGGCAAATGGGATAAGGGTAAAATTATTGATCCTAAGAATGGCAAGATTTATAACTCTGAAATGAGGGTGGATCCAAAAACAGGTAATCTTATTACTAAGGGTAAGGTATGGATTTTTGGTAGGAGCAAAGTTTGGATAAGAGCTAGAGAAGATGAGATTCCAAAATTAGATTTAGAAGGCATAGTTCCAAATCCTCCTGTTCCAGAAGAATAA
- a CDS encoding adenine phosphoribosyltransferase, producing MKDKTGYYDKFIMKVPNFPKEGILFYDITNVLLEAEAYKSLIEDTHAFYLSKNIDCIAAIESRGYLIGAPLALKMGLPLLLIRKEGKLPRQVLREEYELEYGVSSLEIHKDDVKQRSNILLVDDILATGGTLKAAAMLLKKTGGIVSDIFCFIELVNMNGRDVLQEYSLSSLVKYL from the coding sequence ATGAAAGATAAAACGGGATATTATGATAAGTTTATTATGAAAGTTCCTAACTTTCCAAAGGAAGGTATACTTTTTTATGATATTACTAATGTTTTACTTGAAGCAGAAGCATATAAGTCTTTAATTGAGGATACACATGCTTTTTATTTATCAAAAAACATTGATTGCATTGCTGCTATTGAGTCAAGAGGATATCTTATTGGTGCGCCTTTGGCTTTAAAAATGGGCTTACCTCTTTTGCTCATTCGTAAAGAAGGTAAACTGCCAAGGCAAGTCTTAAGAGAGGAATACGAACTTGAATATGGGGTGAGCAGTCTTGAGATACATAAAGATGATGTTAAGCAACGTTCAAATATTTTGTTAGTTGATGATATTTTAGCTACCGGAGGTACTTTAAAGGCAGCTGCTATGTTGCTTAAAAAGACGGGTGGGATAGTATCAGATATATTTTGTTTTATTGAACTTGTGAATATGAATGGTAGGGATGTTTTGCAGGAATACAGTTTAAGTTCTCTTGTTAAGTATTTGTAA